The genomic interval GCTCGAAGGTGCCATCTATGTCGACGCGAAACACACCGGCCTCGCCATCCGGCCGCTCCAGGGTCTCAAACTGACTTTTTACCATGCCTTCCCGCATGAAGTGGCCCTTGCGTGCCCGCATCCGGTCGAGAATGAGGGACTGGCTGCCGTCCAGAAACAGGAAGTGTACCGATTCATTGCCCTCGCGGATCTGGTCGCGGTACTGCTTCTTGAGGGCCGAGCAGACGATGACGCCAAGCTCGTTCTTCTGCTCCAGGCTGTAGGCCGCATCGCGGATCCGCTCCAGCCAGGGAGCCCTGTCTTCATCGTTGAGAGGGTTGCCGCCCGCCATCTTCTGGATGTTGGCGCGGGGGTGCAGATCATCACCGTCGATGAACTTGGCACCCAGGGCGCTGGCCACCTTGAGGCCTATGCTGGACTTGCCACTGCCACACACACCCATCACGATAATGCTCTTGCCCGCCATTATTTGACCTCTCTCTCACTTTTCAAAAAACGTTTACCTGATGGGTTCTAAGTTAGCACGTTACCGGTAACATGTTACCGGTAACGTTGCGCAATGTGAAGTGGAGCACAGAAATGTGCAGAACAACTACTAGAACCATTTGAGGATATTTTATGGACGGAGCGATGAACACACCCGATGTCGCCTACCTGCTCTCGGTAGCCGCTGGCGCTATCGTCATGCTGCTGGTGCTGATCATGCGATTCAAGGTACATGCCTTCGTGGCATTGACCCTGGTCAGCATGCTGACGGCCCTGGCCACCGGGGTCACCTATGACCAGGTGATCCCCACCATGCTGACCGGTTTCGGCGGCACCCTGGCCTCGGTCGCGCTGCTGGTGGGCCTGGGGGCCATGATAGGCAGGATCCTGGAGATGACGGGGGGCGCCAAGGTGCTTGCCGACACCCTGATCAACCGCTTCGGCTCCCACCGCGCTCCCTTCGCGCTGGGGATCGCCTCCCTGCTGTTCGGCTTCCCGATCTTCTTCGATGCCGGCCTCATCGTCATGCTGCCCATCATCTTCAGCGTGGCCAAGCAGTTCGGCGGCTCAGTCCTCAAATATGCCCTGCCCTCCGCCGGTGCCTTCGCGGTGATGCACGCCTTCCTGCCACCCCACCCGGGCCCGGTGGCCGCCAGCGAACTGCTGGGTGCCAACATAGGGCTGCTCACCATAGTGGGTCTGCTGGTCGCGCTGCCGACCTGGTATCTGGGTGCCTATCTGTTCGGGCTCTGGTCCGGCAAGAAGTTTGATCTGCCCCTGCCCCCGAGCTTCACCGAGACCGCAGAGCGGCTCTCCGACAAGGCGCCGAGCTTCGGCCAGGTGCTCTCCATCCTGCTGCTGCCGCTGGTGCTCATCTTCATGGATACCGGCCTCAACACCCTGAGCGTCATGGGGGTGATCGACAAGGGTGCCGACTGGGTGAACGTGCTGCGCATGGTCGGCAAGACCCCGGTGGCCCTGCTCATCACTGTGCTCTATGCCCTCTGGCTGTTCCGTCAGACCCAGGGCAAGGTGCAGCTCGAGAAGTTCTGTAACGACGCCCTGGCCCCCGTCTGCGCCGTCATCCTGGTGACGGGTGCCGGTGGCATGTTCGGCGGCGTGCTGCGTGCCAGCGGCATCGGCACTGCCCTGGCGGACGTGCTCTCCGACACCGGCATGCCGGTGATCCTGGCCGCCTTTCTGGTCTCCACCGCCCTGCGGGTGGCCCAGGGCTCGGCCACCGTAGCCCTGACCACCACGGCCGCCCTGATGGCGCCGACGGTCGCGGCCACGGCCGGACTGAGCGATCTGGATCTGACCTTCATCGTCATCGCCATCGCCGGCGGGGCGACAGTGCTCTCCCACTTCAACGACTCCGGTTTCTGGCTGGTCAGCCGCTTCCTCAACATGGACGAGAAGACCACCCTCAAGACCTGGACAGTGATGGAGACACTGCTCGGTACCATCGCCTTCCTCATCGTTGCCATGGCAAGCATCGTCTTCTAACTCCCCCATATCGGGGCCCCATCAGGCGGCCCCGATATGGTGTTCCATCGACATTTTTACGGATTCTTGCTTGGGCCCATCGCCGCAGGTTGCTAGAATTGCCTATTCATCGCCCCGAGTGGAACGCTTCATCCCGTGATTTCAGGCTTCTCTATGCATTCATCGGCACATTATCGACAGTTGCTGGCACGTTTACCCCAGATCGCGGTTGCCGCAGATCAGTTCCAGGTACTCAACAGCGCCAAAGATTTCAAGAGCCGTATCCTCTCGCTCATCGCCAACGCGACCCAGCGTATCTATCTGATCGCCCTCTACCTGCAGGATGACGAGGCGGGACGGGAAATCCTCTCTGCCCTCTACGCAGCCAAGCAGCGCAACCCCGCCCTCGACATCAAGGTCTTCGTCGACTTCCACCGCGCCCAGCGCGGCCTGATCGGCAAGGGCAAACAGGGGGGCAACCACCTGATGTATCAGGCCATGGCCGCCCGCCATGAACACCAGATCGAGATCTACGGCGTGCCGGTCAAGGGCCGCGAGCTGCTCGGCGTCCTGCACCTCAAGGGCTTCATCTTCGACGACATCCTGCTCTACTCGGGTGCCAGCCTCAACGACATCTACCTGCACCAGCAGGAGCGCTACCGCTTCGATCGCTATCACCAGATCCACAGCCAGGCGCTGACCCGCAGCATGGTCAACTACGTGGATGACGTCTTCCTCAAGAGCGAGGCCGTGCAGCGGCTGGATCGCCCCGGCATCCCG from Aeromonas rivipollensis carries:
- a CDS encoding gluconokinase codes for the protein MAGKSIIVMGVCGSGKSSIGLKVASALGAKFIDGDDLHPRANIQKMAGGNPLNDEDRAPWLERIRDAAYSLEQKNELGVIVCSALKKQYRDQIREGNESVHFLFLDGSQSLILDRMRARKGHFMREGMVKSQFETLERPDGEAGVFRVDIDGTFEQVVDRAVTALAQVQ
- a CDS encoding GntP family permease, producing the protein MNTPDVAYLLSVAAGAIVMLLVLIMRFKVHAFVALTLVSMLTALATGVTYDQVIPTMLTGFGGTLASVALLVGLGAMIGRILEMTGGAKVLADTLINRFGSHRAPFALGIASLLFGFPIFFDAGLIVMLPIIFSVAKQFGGSVLKYALPSAGAFAVMHAFLPPHPGPVAASELLGANIGLLTIVGLLVALPTWYLGAYLFGLWSGKKFDLPLPPSFTETAERLSDKAPSFGQVLSILLLPLVLIFMDTGLNTLSVMGVIDKGADWVNVLRMVGKTPVALLITVLYALWLFRQTQGKVQLEKFCNDALAPVCAVILVTGAGGMFGGVLRASGIGTALADVLSDTGMPVILAAFLVSTALRVAQGSATVALTTTAALMAPTVAATAGLSDLDLTFIVIAIAGGATVLSHFNDSGFWLVSRFLNMDEKTTLKTWTVMETLLGTIAFLIVAMASIVF